From the genome of Onychomys torridus chromosome 14, mOncTor1.1, whole genome shotgun sequence:
CCACAAACAGGAAAATGAACCCAGGGCCCAAAAGCCTTCAGAGAGCTCAGTTCCTGGCAATGGCTTGCTCTGTCCTCAGGGATATAGTCCTGAGGCAGCTCCAGGGCTGCAGCCTTGCAGAGGAAAACCTGTCCCAGGATATTTTCAGAGTCAGAGAGTCAGAGCCCCCTTAGGGACAAGTGCTTGTCTGTCTCTGGATCATAGTACATGTGAGCTCTGTGAGGTGTGTGGCCTTGTCCTTGGCCCACCAGGGGCTTCTTCTCAAGTCTCCACCAGAATCTCTACTACATGGTCCAGCTCAGCCAGGTCAGACTTGCAAGTGGAGCTGGGAGGTGGGGCAGCTGCAGCAAAGCCCTCAAGGCCACTGCAGAGACTGGGCTTGGTACCACCCATCATTCCTGTTAGCACCGTGTCCAGGTCATAGTAGGAACTGTCCACATCTGAGAAGAGTTCCTCCACTGAACTTGGGTTTTTGTTCTCCAGGGTCTCAAATATCTGGTCCAGTGACTTCTGAAAGCTTCCCCGGTTTTCTTGGGGGTTGTCCATCTCCCAGAGGCTGCTCTGAGGGTTCCTTTGCCCCTGTGCTGAGCTGACTATGGGAAGCTCGGAAGCTGAGCTTTGCAGGGGACCATCTTCCAGTTCAGGATTGGGTTG
Proteins encoded in this window:
- the Cdca4 gene encoding cell division cycle-associated protein 4 translates to MFARGLKRKYGDQEEGVEGFGTVPSYSLQRQSLLDMSLVKLQLCHMLVEPNLCRSVLIANTVRQIQEEMSRDGVWHGMAPQNVERAPIDRLVSTEILCRTARGADGEQPNPELEDGPLQSSASELPIVSSAQGQRNPQSSLWEMDNPQENRGSFQKSLDQIFETLENKNPSSVEELFSDVDSSYYDLDTVLTGMMGGTKPSLCSGLEGFAAAAPPPSSTCKSDLAELDHVVEILVET